A genomic stretch from Desulfolutivibrio sulfodismutans DSM 3696 includes:
- a CDS encoding UDP-glucose dehydrogenase family protein: MNLCIVGTGYVGLVSAACFAEMGNDVCCVDINPSIVENLRQGIIHIYEPGLEELVRRNTSEGRLKFTTNIAEGMENALFVFITVGTPPKEDGSCDLSYVYQVARDIGAGMRDYKIIVDKSTVPVGTADKVRALVNEELGNRGEHIEFDVVSNPEFLKEGDAINDFFKPDRVVVGTDNVRTAELLKALYAPYARSRDKLIVMGVRSAEMTKYAANCMLATKISFINEIANVCELVGADVREVRVGIGSDHRIGYQFIYPGIGYGGSCFPKDVKALIDTARQYGYEPGVLASVDDANARQKHVLSRKIEEYFAVRGGVAGKTLALWGLAFKANTDDVRDASAFEMIRDLTDKGMKIRAFDPVAGPNTQRHFAENDLLAVVDEQYAALDGADALAVVTEWNQFRNPDFPRIEKALAEPVVFDGRNLYSPELMAALNFVYYCIGRPDPK, translated from the coding sequence ATCGTGGAGAATCTGCGCCAGGGCATCATTCACATCTATGAGCCGGGGTTGGAAGAACTGGTGCGGCGCAACACCTCCGAAGGACGCCTGAAATTCACAACCAATATCGCCGAGGGCATGGAAAACGCCCTGTTCGTGTTCATCACCGTGGGAACGCCGCCCAAAGAGGACGGCTCCTGCGACTTAAGCTACGTCTATCAGGTGGCCCGGGACATCGGGGCAGGCATGCGCGACTACAAGATCATCGTGGACAAATCCACGGTGCCCGTGGGCACGGCGGACAAGGTGCGCGCCCTGGTGAACGAGGAACTCGGCAATCGCGGCGAACACATCGAGTTCGATGTGGTGTCCAATCCGGAATTTCTCAAGGAAGGCGACGCGATCAACGATTTCTTCAAGCCCGACCGGGTGGTGGTGGGCACGGACAACGTGCGCACGGCCGAGCTTTTGAAGGCCCTGTATGCACCCTATGCCCGCAGCCGCGACAAGCTCATCGTCATGGGCGTGCGCAGCGCGGAGATGACCAAGTATGCGGCCAACTGCATGCTGGCCACCAAGATCTCGTTTATCAACGAAATCGCCAATGTGTGCGAGTTGGTGGGCGCGGACGTGCGCGAGGTGCGGGTGGGCATCGGCTCCGACCACCGCATCGGCTACCAGTTCATCTATCCCGGCATCGGCTACGGCGGGTCGTGCTTCCCCAAGGACGTCAAGGCGCTTATCGACACGGCCAGGCAGTACGGCTACGAACCCGGGGTGCTGGCCTCCGTGGATGACGCCAACGCCCGGCAAAAGCACGTGCTGTCGCGCAAGATCGAGGAATACTTCGCCGTACGCGGCGGGGTTGCGGGCAAGACCCTGGCCCTGTGGGGCCTGGCGTTCAAGGCCAACACCGACGATGTGCGCGACGCCTCGGCCTTCGAGATGATTCGGGATCTGACGGACAAGGGCATGAAGATCCGGGCCTTCGACCCGGTCGCCGGTCCCAACACCCAGCGCCACTTCGCGGAGAACGATCTCCTGGCCGTGGTGGACGAGCAGTACGCGGCCCTGGACGGGGCCGACGCCCTGGCCGTGGTCACGGAGTGGAACCAGTTTCGCAATCCGGATTTCCCGCGCATTGAAAAGGCCCTGGCCGAGCCCGTGGTCTTTGATGGCCGGAACCTCTATTCGCCCGAACTCATGGCCGCTTTGAACTTCGTCTACTATTGCATCGGCCGCCCGGACCCCAAATAG
- a CDS encoding bactofilin family protein, translating to MFGRSSRKKAIRHDEITAFLGAGTQYNGQFDFQGTVRIDGGVNGDITSDGTLVLGEEGSVDGRIRVGTLISNGRITGDVEASIRVTFNKTARMEGNICAPSIVIEEGAVINGMMSMEYEPRTPIPQQTGDAGQ from the coding sequence ATGTTTGGACGATCCTCGCGGAAAAAAGCCATCCGCCACGACGAAATCACCGCGTTTCTGGGGGCCGGAACCCAGTACAACGGCCAGTTCGACTTCCAGGGCACCGTGCGCATCGACGGCGGCGTCAACGGCGACATCACCTCCGACGGCACCTTGGTGCTCGGCGAGGAGGGATCCGTTGACGGGCGCATCCGGGTGGGCACGCTCATCTCCAACGGCCGCATCACGGGCGACGTGGAGGCCTCGATCCGGGTGACGTTCAACAAGACCGCCCGCATGGAAGGCAACATCTGCGCCCCGTCCATCGTCATTGAGGAGGGGGCGGTCATAAACGGCATGATGAGCATGGAATACGAACCCCGCACCCCGATACCGCAGCAGACTGGGGATGCGGGGCAGTGA